From the Apus apus isolate bApuApu2 chromosome 4, bApuApu2.pri.cur, whole genome shotgun sequence genome, one window contains:
- the STOX2 gene encoding storkhead-box protein 2 isoform X3, with product MEPDHRGSGDVSPISMSPISQSQFIPLGEILCLAISAMNSARKQVTQEALMEHLTTCFPGVPTPSPEILRHTLNMLVRERKIYPTPDGYFIVTPQTYFITPSLIRTNSKWYHLDERIPDRSQCTSPQQGTITPSTSGCVRDRTLPKNHCESCHCCREDMHSMHASTLQRKSAKDCKDSYCPPSLCQVPPTEKSKSTVNFSYKAETLTKPKDVEKQSKKFGLKLFRLSFKKDKTKQLANFSAQFPPEEWPLRDEDTPTTIPREVEMEIIRRINPDLTVENVMRHTALMKKLEEEKAQRSKAGSSAHHSGRSKKSRNHRKSHGKSRSHSKTRVSKGDPSDGSHLDIPAEREYEFYDPLTRSPREGCYIIEHKGDNFIMHSNPNMIESHFPMTPEWDVSGELAKRRTEMPFPEPSRGSSHSKVHRSHSHTQDRRSRNERSSKAKERSRSMDNSKGPLGSATLGTPEDIGEGCSPDDQTTSQTYIDDSTLRPSQSLSHQRALMSSASYKETCIPEIASGSVEAPSSCSLLEQSKATENLPSYSELNSCTTKSAVDDYFQCNTSSETVLTAPSPLGKNKEDHDTLTGTDGLKKITPAERQSQHIAREPGVHKEESPKGPSSGLAIAGQTPEVIANGRLVQHHSTESSSLDKRKEIFSKDTLFKPLHNTLSVNSYHKSSTSLLKPHQKTPSDTLPVRCEKLEQAIVTSVTQVMPVSQRQQETTGNQEASFDYYNVSDDDDSEEGTNKNAEEEKNRDDVGTMQWLLEREKERDLQRKFEKNLTLLTPKETENSNNQRATHSARLDSMDSSSITVDSGFNSPRTRESLASNTSSIVESNRRQNPALSPAHGGAGPMFNFRATADPPTSEAEKLQKPANCLQASVTSV from the exons ATGGAACCAGACCATAGGGGTTCAG gtGATGTATCACCCATCAGCATGTCTCCCATCAGTCAGTCACAGTTTATTCCTCTTGGGGAGATCCTTTGCCTGGCCATCTCAGCAATGAACTCTGCCCGAAAACAAGTCACACAAGAAGCACTAATGGAGCACCTAACAACCTGCTTCCCAG GAGTTCCAACACCCAGTCCAGAAATCCTCCGACATACGTTGAATATGCTTGTACGGGAGAGGAAAATATACCCAACACCAGATGGTTATTTCATTGTAACCCCACAGACTTACTTTATAACACCATCTCTCATAAGAACTAACAGTAAGTGGTACCATTTGGATGAGAGGATACCTGACAGGTCTCAGTGTACCTCTCCACAGCAAGGAACTATAACTCCCTCCACCTCAGGATGTGTCAGGGACCGAACACTACCCAAAAACCACTGCGAGTCCTGCCATTGTTGCAGAGAAGACATGCACAGCATGCATGCATCTACACTACAGAGGAAATCAGCAAAAGACTGTAAAGACTCATACTGTCCTCCTTCATTATGTCAGGTCCCACCTACCGAGAAAAGTAAAAGTACTGTCAATTTTTCTTATAAAGCAGAGACACTCACAAAGCCTAAGGATGTAGAAAAGCAGTCTAAGAAATTTGGACTCAAATTATTCCGATTAAGTTTTAAGAAGGACAAGACAAAACAGTTGGCAAATTTCTCTGCCCAGTTTCCTCCAGAAGAGTGGCCACTAAGGGATGAGGACACCCCTACCACTATACCTAGAGAGGTAGAAATGGAGATTATCAGGCGTATTAACCCAGACTTGACTGTGGAAAATGTCATGAGGCACACTGCACTAATGAAGaaacttgaagaagaaaaagctcaaCGAAGCAAAGCAGGATCTTCAGCTCACCACAGTGGGCGAAGTAAAAAGAGCAGGAATCACAGAAAGTCTCATGGGAAATCGAGGTCTCACAGCAAGACTCGGGTGTCCAAGGGAGACCCATCAGATGGCTCTCATTTGGATATACCTGCTGAAAGGGAATATGAATTCTATGATCCCTTGACTCGATCCCCACGGGAAGGCTGTTATATCATAGAACACAAGGGAGACAATTTTATAATGCACAGCAATCCTAACATGATTGAATCTCACTTTCCTATGACACCAGAGTGGGACGTGTCTGGTGAGCTGGCCAAAAGAAGAACTGAAATGCCTTTCCCTGAACCCTCCAGGGGAAGCTCCCACTCCAAGGTCCATCGGAGCCACAGCCATACACAGGACAGAAGATCGAGGAATGAGCGGTCCAGTAAGGCTAAAGAAAGGTCTAGATCCATGGATAACTCCAAGGGACCTCTGGGCTCAGCTACTTTAGGCACACCTGAAGACATAGGTGAAGGCTGTAGCCCAGATGACCAAACAACTAGCCAAACTTATATTGATGATAGTACCTTAAGGCCATCTCAGTCACTCAGTCATCAAAGGGCTCTGATGTCATCTGCAAGTTACAAAGAGACCTGCATCCCTGAAATAGCTAGTGGCAGTGTAGAAGCCCCCAGTTCTTGTAGCCTATTGGAACAAAGCAAGGCCACAGAGAATTTGCCATCGTATAGTGAGCTCAACTCCTGCACAACAAAATCTGCAGTCGATGACTACTTTCAGTGCAACACATCCAGTGAGACTGTGCTTACTGCTCCATCaccactgggaaaaaataaagaggatcATGACACACTGACAGGGACAGATGGGCTCAAAAAAATTACTCCCGCAGAGAGACAGTCTCAACATATTGCTAGGGAGCCTGGGGTGCACAAAGAGGAGTCCCCAAAGGGCCCAAGCAGTGGCTTGGCAATTGCTGGCCAAACTCCAGAGGTGATTGCAAATGGGCGGCTGGTTCAACACCACAGTACTGAATCAAGCAGCCTtgataaaaggaaagaaatatttagcaAGGATACACTCTTCAAACCTCTGCACaacactctttctgtgaatagtTATCATAAGTCTAGCACATCCCTTCTAAAGCCCCATCAAAAGACCCCCTCTGACACATTGCCAGTCAGATGCGAGAAACTTGAACAAGCGATAGTAACCTCAGTCACACAAGTCATGCCTGTTTCACAGAGACAGCAAGAGACAACTGGGAACCAGGAGGCCTCCTTTGACTACTACAATGTGTCTGATGACGACGACTCAGAGGAAGGAACCAACAAAAAtgctgaggaggaaaagaacaggGATGATGTTGGCACAATGCAGTGGCTcttagagagagaaaaggagagggatCTGCAGCGGAAGTTTGAGAAGAATCTTACTCTTCTCACCccaaaggagacagaaaacagcaacaaccaGAGAGCCACCCACTCAGCCCGCCTGGACAGCAtggacagcagcagcattacTGTGGACAGCGGGTTCAACTCTCCACG TACTCGTGAGAGCCTGGCGTCCAACACTTCAAGTATTGTTGAAAGCAACAGGCGTCAGAACCCCGCTCTGAGCCCTGCACATGGTGGCGCAGGCCCAATGTTCAACTTCCGAGCCACTGCAGACCCACCAACAAGTGAAgctgagaaactgcagaaacCTGCTAACTGCCTGCAAGCTTCTGTCACTAGTGTCTGA
- the STOX2 gene encoding storkhead-box protein 2 isoform X2, with translation MKKTRSTTLRRAWPSSDFSDRASDRMRSRSEKDYRLHKHFPPAFISQASRGYMTSGDVSPISMSPISQSQFIPLGEILCLAISAMNSARKQVTQEALMEHLTTCFPGVPTPSPEILRHTLNMLVRERKIYPTPDGYFIVTPQTYFITPSLIRTNSKWYHLDERIPDRSQCTSPQQGTITPSTSGCVRDRTLPKNHCESCHCCREDMHSMHASTLQRKSAKDCKDSYCPPSLCQVPPTEKSKSTVNFSYKAETLTKPKDVEKQSKKFGLKLFRLSFKKDKTKQLANFSAQFPPEEWPLRDEDTPTTIPREVEMEIIRRINPDLTVENVMRHTALMKKLEEEKAQRSKAGSSAHHSGRSKKSRNHRKSHGKSRSHSKTRVSKGDPSDGSHLDIPAEREYEFYDPLTRSPREGCYIIEHKGDNFIMHSNPNMIESHFPMTPEWDVSGELAKRRTEMPFPEPSRGSSHSKVHRSHSHTQDRRSRNERSSKAKERSRSMDNSKGPLGSATLGTPEDIGEGCSPDDQTTSQTYIDDSTLRPSQSLSHQRALMSSASYKETCIPEIASGSVEAPSSCSLLEQSKATENLPSYSELNSCTTKSAVDDYFQCNTSSETVLTAPSPLGKNKEDHDTLTGTDGLKKITPAERQSQHIAREPGVHKEESPKGPSSGLAIAGQTPEVIANGRLVQHHSTESSSLDKRKEIFSKDTLFKPLHNTLSVNSYHKSSTSLLKPHQKTPSDTLPVRCEKLEQAIVTSVTQVMPVSQRQQETTGNQEASFDYYNVSDDDDSEEGTNKNAEEEKNRDDVGTMQWLLEREKERDLQRKFEKNLTLLTPKETENSNNQRATHSARLDSMDSSSITVDSGFNSPRTRESLASNTSSIVESNRRQNPALSPAHGGAGPMFNFRATADPPTSEAEKLQKPANCLQASVTSV, from the exons gtGATGTATCACCCATCAGCATGTCTCCCATCAGTCAGTCACAGTTTATTCCTCTTGGGGAGATCCTTTGCCTGGCCATCTCAGCAATGAACTCTGCCCGAAAACAAGTCACACAAGAAGCACTAATGGAGCACCTAACAACCTGCTTCCCAG GAGTTCCAACACCCAGTCCAGAAATCCTCCGACATACGTTGAATATGCTTGTACGGGAGAGGAAAATATACCCAACACCAGATGGTTATTTCATTGTAACCCCACAGACTTACTTTATAACACCATCTCTCATAAGAACTAACAGTAAGTGGTACCATTTGGATGAGAGGATACCTGACAGGTCTCAGTGTACCTCTCCACAGCAAGGAACTATAACTCCCTCCACCTCAGGATGTGTCAGGGACCGAACACTACCCAAAAACCACTGCGAGTCCTGCCATTGTTGCAGAGAAGACATGCACAGCATGCATGCATCTACACTACAGAGGAAATCAGCAAAAGACTGTAAAGACTCATACTGTCCTCCTTCATTATGTCAGGTCCCACCTACCGAGAAAAGTAAAAGTACTGTCAATTTTTCTTATAAAGCAGAGACACTCACAAAGCCTAAGGATGTAGAAAAGCAGTCTAAGAAATTTGGACTCAAATTATTCCGATTAAGTTTTAAGAAGGACAAGACAAAACAGTTGGCAAATTTCTCTGCCCAGTTTCCTCCAGAAGAGTGGCCACTAAGGGATGAGGACACCCCTACCACTATACCTAGAGAGGTAGAAATGGAGATTATCAGGCGTATTAACCCAGACTTGACTGTGGAAAATGTCATGAGGCACACTGCACTAATGAAGaaacttgaagaagaaaaagctcaaCGAAGCAAAGCAGGATCTTCAGCTCACCACAGTGGGCGAAGTAAAAAGAGCAGGAATCACAGAAAGTCTCATGGGAAATCGAGGTCTCACAGCAAGACTCGGGTGTCCAAGGGAGACCCATCAGATGGCTCTCATTTGGATATACCTGCTGAAAGGGAATATGAATTCTATGATCCCTTGACTCGATCCCCACGGGAAGGCTGTTATATCATAGAACACAAGGGAGACAATTTTATAATGCACAGCAATCCTAACATGATTGAATCTCACTTTCCTATGACACCAGAGTGGGACGTGTCTGGTGAGCTGGCCAAAAGAAGAACTGAAATGCCTTTCCCTGAACCCTCCAGGGGAAGCTCCCACTCCAAGGTCCATCGGAGCCACAGCCATACACAGGACAGAAGATCGAGGAATGAGCGGTCCAGTAAGGCTAAAGAAAGGTCTAGATCCATGGATAACTCCAAGGGACCTCTGGGCTCAGCTACTTTAGGCACACCTGAAGACATAGGTGAAGGCTGTAGCCCAGATGACCAAACAACTAGCCAAACTTATATTGATGATAGTACCTTAAGGCCATCTCAGTCACTCAGTCATCAAAGGGCTCTGATGTCATCTGCAAGTTACAAAGAGACCTGCATCCCTGAAATAGCTAGTGGCAGTGTAGAAGCCCCCAGTTCTTGTAGCCTATTGGAACAAAGCAAGGCCACAGAGAATTTGCCATCGTATAGTGAGCTCAACTCCTGCACAACAAAATCTGCAGTCGATGACTACTTTCAGTGCAACACATCCAGTGAGACTGTGCTTACTGCTCCATCaccactgggaaaaaataaagaggatcATGACACACTGACAGGGACAGATGGGCTCAAAAAAATTACTCCCGCAGAGAGACAGTCTCAACATATTGCTAGGGAGCCTGGGGTGCACAAAGAGGAGTCCCCAAAGGGCCCAAGCAGTGGCTTGGCAATTGCTGGCCAAACTCCAGAGGTGATTGCAAATGGGCGGCTGGTTCAACACCACAGTACTGAATCAAGCAGCCTtgataaaaggaaagaaatatttagcaAGGATACACTCTTCAAACCTCTGCACaacactctttctgtgaatagtTATCATAAGTCTAGCACATCCCTTCTAAAGCCCCATCAAAAGACCCCCTCTGACACATTGCCAGTCAGATGCGAGAAACTTGAACAAGCGATAGTAACCTCAGTCACACAAGTCATGCCTGTTTCACAGAGACAGCAAGAGACAACTGGGAACCAGGAGGCCTCCTTTGACTACTACAATGTGTCTGATGACGACGACTCAGAGGAAGGAACCAACAAAAAtgctgaggaggaaaagaacaggGATGATGTTGGCACAATGCAGTGGCTcttagagagagaaaaggagagggatCTGCAGCGGAAGTTTGAGAAGAATCTTACTCTTCTCACCccaaaggagacagaaaacagcaacaaccaGAGAGCCACCCACTCAGCCCGCCTGGACAGCAtggacagcagcagcattacTGTGGACAGCGGGTTCAACTCTCCACG TACTCGTGAGAGCCTGGCGTCCAACACTTCAAGTATTGTTGAAAGCAACAGGCGTCAGAACCCCGCTCTGAGCCCTGCACATGGTGGCGCAGGCCCAATGTTCAACTTCCGAGCCACTGCAGACCCACCAACAAGTGAAgctgagaaactgcagaaacCTGCTAACTGCCTGCAAGCTTCTGTCACTAGTGTCTGA
- the STOX2 gene encoding storkhead-box protein 2 isoform X4 — protein sequence MKKTRSTTLRRAWPSSDFSDRASDRMRSRSEKDYRLHKHFPPAFISQASRGYMTSGDVSPISMSPISQSQFIPLGEILCLAISAMNSARKQVTQEALMEHLTTCFPGVPTPSPEILRHTLNMLVRERKIYPTPDGYFIVTPQTYFITPSLIRTNSKWYHLDERIPDRSQCTSPQQGTITPSTSGCVRDRTLPKNHCESCHCCREDMHSMHASTLQRKSAKDCKDSYCPPSLCQVPPTEKSKSTVNFSYKAETLTKPKDVEKQSKKFGLKLFRLSFKKDKTKQLANFSAQFPPEEWPLRDEDTPTTIPREVEMEIIRRINPDLTVENVMRHTALMKKLEEEKAQRSKAGSSAHHSGRSKKSRNHRKSHGKSRSHSKTRVSKGDPSDGSHLDIPAEREYEFYDPLTRSPREGCYIIEHKGDNFIMHSNPNMIESHFPMTPEWDVSGELAKRRTEMPFPEPSRGSSHSKVHRSHSHTQDRRSRNERSSKAKERSRSMDNSKGPLGSATLGTPEDIGEGCSPDDQTTSQTYIDDSTLRPSQSLSHQRALMSSASYKETCIPEIASGSVEAPSSCSLLEQSKATENLPSYSELNSCTTKSAVDDYFQCNTSSETVLTAPSPLGKNKEDHDTLTGTDGLKKITPAERQSQHIAREPGVHKEESPKGPSSGLAIAGQTPEVIANGRLVQHHSTESSSLDKRKEIFSKDTLFKPLHNTLSVNSYHKSSTSLLKPHQKTPSDTLPVRCEKLEQAIVTSVTQVMPVSQRQQETTGNQEASFDYYNVSDDDDSEEGTNKNAEEEKNRDDVGTMQWLLEREKERDLQRKFEKNLTLLTPKETENSNNQRATHSARLDSMDSSSITVDSGFNSPRVEKRSHCT from the exons gtGATGTATCACCCATCAGCATGTCTCCCATCAGTCAGTCACAGTTTATTCCTCTTGGGGAGATCCTTTGCCTGGCCATCTCAGCAATGAACTCTGCCCGAAAACAAGTCACACAAGAAGCACTAATGGAGCACCTAACAACCTGCTTCCCAG GAGTTCCAACACCCAGTCCAGAAATCCTCCGACATACGTTGAATATGCTTGTACGGGAGAGGAAAATATACCCAACACCAGATGGTTATTTCATTGTAACCCCACAGACTTACTTTATAACACCATCTCTCATAAGAACTAACAGTAAGTGGTACCATTTGGATGAGAGGATACCTGACAGGTCTCAGTGTACCTCTCCACAGCAAGGAACTATAACTCCCTCCACCTCAGGATGTGTCAGGGACCGAACACTACCCAAAAACCACTGCGAGTCCTGCCATTGTTGCAGAGAAGACATGCACAGCATGCATGCATCTACACTACAGAGGAAATCAGCAAAAGACTGTAAAGACTCATACTGTCCTCCTTCATTATGTCAGGTCCCACCTACCGAGAAAAGTAAAAGTACTGTCAATTTTTCTTATAAAGCAGAGACACTCACAAAGCCTAAGGATGTAGAAAAGCAGTCTAAGAAATTTGGACTCAAATTATTCCGATTAAGTTTTAAGAAGGACAAGACAAAACAGTTGGCAAATTTCTCTGCCCAGTTTCCTCCAGAAGAGTGGCCACTAAGGGATGAGGACACCCCTACCACTATACCTAGAGAGGTAGAAATGGAGATTATCAGGCGTATTAACCCAGACTTGACTGTGGAAAATGTCATGAGGCACACTGCACTAATGAAGaaacttgaagaagaaaaagctcaaCGAAGCAAAGCAGGATCTTCAGCTCACCACAGTGGGCGAAGTAAAAAGAGCAGGAATCACAGAAAGTCTCATGGGAAATCGAGGTCTCACAGCAAGACTCGGGTGTCCAAGGGAGACCCATCAGATGGCTCTCATTTGGATATACCTGCTGAAAGGGAATATGAATTCTATGATCCCTTGACTCGATCCCCACGGGAAGGCTGTTATATCATAGAACACAAGGGAGACAATTTTATAATGCACAGCAATCCTAACATGATTGAATCTCACTTTCCTATGACACCAGAGTGGGACGTGTCTGGTGAGCTGGCCAAAAGAAGAACTGAAATGCCTTTCCCTGAACCCTCCAGGGGAAGCTCCCACTCCAAGGTCCATCGGAGCCACAGCCATACACAGGACAGAAGATCGAGGAATGAGCGGTCCAGTAAGGCTAAAGAAAGGTCTAGATCCATGGATAACTCCAAGGGACCTCTGGGCTCAGCTACTTTAGGCACACCTGAAGACATAGGTGAAGGCTGTAGCCCAGATGACCAAACAACTAGCCAAACTTATATTGATGATAGTACCTTAAGGCCATCTCAGTCACTCAGTCATCAAAGGGCTCTGATGTCATCTGCAAGTTACAAAGAGACCTGCATCCCTGAAATAGCTAGTGGCAGTGTAGAAGCCCCCAGTTCTTGTAGCCTATTGGAACAAAGCAAGGCCACAGAGAATTTGCCATCGTATAGTGAGCTCAACTCCTGCACAACAAAATCTGCAGTCGATGACTACTTTCAGTGCAACACATCCAGTGAGACTGTGCTTACTGCTCCATCaccactgggaaaaaataaagaggatcATGACACACTGACAGGGACAGATGGGCTCAAAAAAATTACTCCCGCAGAGAGACAGTCTCAACATATTGCTAGGGAGCCTGGGGTGCACAAAGAGGAGTCCCCAAAGGGCCCAAGCAGTGGCTTGGCAATTGCTGGCCAAACTCCAGAGGTGATTGCAAATGGGCGGCTGGTTCAACACCACAGTACTGAATCAAGCAGCCTtgataaaaggaaagaaatatttagcaAGGATACACTCTTCAAACCTCTGCACaacactctttctgtgaatagtTATCATAAGTCTAGCACATCCCTTCTAAAGCCCCATCAAAAGACCCCCTCTGACACATTGCCAGTCAGATGCGAGAAACTTGAACAAGCGATAGTAACCTCAGTCACACAAGTCATGCCTGTTTCACAGAGACAGCAAGAGACAACTGGGAACCAGGAGGCCTCCTTTGACTACTACAATGTGTCTGATGACGACGACTCAGAGGAAGGAACCAACAAAAAtgctgaggaggaaaagaacaggGATGATGTTGGCACAATGCAGTGGCTcttagagagagaaaaggagagggatCTGCAGCGGAAGTTTGAGAAGAATCTTACTCTTCTCACCccaaaggagacagaaaacagcaacaaccaGAGAGCCACCCACTCAGCCCGCCTGGACAGCAtggacagcagcagcattacTGTGGACAGCGGGTTCAACTCTCCACG
- the STOX2 gene encoding storkhead-box protein 2 isoform X5: MSPISQSQFIPLGEILCLAISAMNSARKQVTQEALMEHLTTCFPGVPTPSPEILRHTLNMLVRERKIYPTPDGYFIVTPQTYFITPSLIRTNSKWYHLDERIPDRSQCTSPQQGTITPSTSGCVRDRTLPKNHCESCHCCREDMHSMHASTLQRKSAKDCKDSYCPPSLCQVPPTEKSKSTVNFSYKAETLTKPKDVEKQSKKFGLKLFRLSFKKDKTKQLANFSAQFPPEEWPLRDEDTPTTIPREVEMEIIRRINPDLTVENVMRHTALMKKLEEEKAQRSKAGSSAHHSGRSKKSRNHRKSHGKSRSHSKTRVSKGDPSDGSHLDIPAEREYEFYDPLTRSPREGCYIIEHKGDNFIMHSNPNMIESHFPMTPEWDVSGELAKRRTEMPFPEPSRGSSHSKVHRSHSHTQDRRSRNERSSKAKERSRSMDNSKGPLGSATLGTPEDIGEGCSPDDQTTSQTYIDDSTLRPSQSLSHQRALMSSASYKETCIPEIASGSVEAPSSCSLLEQSKATENLPSYSELNSCTTKSAVDDYFQCNTSSETVLTAPSPLGKNKEDHDTLTGTDGLKKITPAERQSQHIAREPGVHKEESPKGPSSGLAIAGQTPEVIANGRLVQHHSTESSSLDKRKEIFSKDTLFKPLHNTLSVNSYHKSSTSLLKPHQKTPSDTLPVRCEKLEQAIVTSVTQVMPVSQRQQETTGNQEASFDYYNVSDDDDSEEGTNKNAEEEKNRDDVGTMQWLLEREKERDLQRKFEKNLTLLTPKETENSNNQRATHSARLDSMDSSSITVDSGFNSPRTRESLASNTSSIVESNRRQNPALSPAHGGAGPMFNFRATADPPTSEAEKLQKPANCLQASVTSV, from the exons ATGTCTCCCATCAGTCAGTCACAGTTTATTCCTCTTGGGGAGATCCTTTGCCTGGCCATCTCAGCAATGAACTCTGCCCGAAAACAAGTCACACAAGAAGCACTAATGGAGCACCTAACAACCTGCTTCCCAG GAGTTCCAACACCCAGTCCAGAAATCCTCCGACATACGTTGAATATGCTTGTACGGGAGAGGAAAATATACCCAACACCAGATGGTTATTTCATTGTAACCCCACAGACTTACTTTATAACACCATCTCTCATAAGAACTAACAGTAAGTGGTACCATTTGGATGAGAGGATACCTGACAGGTCTCAGTGTACCTCTCCACAGCAAGGAACTATAACTCCCTCCACCTCAGGATGTGTCAGGGACCGAACACTACCCAAAAACCACTGCGAGTCCTGCCATTGTTGCAGAGAAGACATGCACAGCATGCATGCATCTACACTACAGAGGAAATCAGCAAAAGACTGTAAAGACTCATACTGTCCTCCTTCATTATGTCAGGTCCCACCTACCGAGAAAAGTAAAAGTACTGTCAATTTTTCTTATAAAGCAGAGACACTCACAAAGCCTAAGGATGTAGAAAAGCAGTCTAAGAAATTTGGACTCAAATTATTCCGATTAAGTTTTAAGAAGGACAAGACAAAACAGTTGGCAAATTTCTCTGCCCAGTTTCCTCCAGAAGAGTGGCCACTAAGGGATGAGGACACCCCTACCACTATACCTAGAGAGGTAGAAATGGAGATTATCAGGCGTATTAACCCAGACTTGACTGTGGAAAATGTCATGAGGCACACTGCACTAATGAAGaaacttgaagaagaaaaagctcaaCGAAGCAAAGCAGGATCTTCAGCTCACCACAGTGGGCGAAGTAAAAAGAGCAGGAATCACAGAAAGTCTCATGGGAAATCGAGGTCTCACAGCAAGACTCGGGTGTCCAAGGGAGACCCATCAGATGGCTCTCATTTGGATATACCTGCTGAAAGGGAATATGAATTCTATGATCCCTTGACTCGATCCCCACGGGAAGGCTGTTATATCATAGAACACAAGGGAGACAATTTTATAATGCACAGCAATCCTAACATGATTGAATCTCACTTTCCTATGACACCAGAGTGGGACGTGTCTGGTGAGCTGGCCAAAAGAAGAACTGAAATGCCTTTCCCTGAACCCTCCAGGGGAAGCTCCCACTCCAAGGTCCATCGGAGCCACAGCCATACACAGGACAGAAGATCGAGGAATGAGCGGTCCAGTAAGGCTAAAGAAAGGTCTAGATCCATGGATAACTCCAAGGGACCTCTGGGCTCAGCTACTTTAGGCACACCTGAAGACATAGGTGAAGGCTGTAGCCCAGATGACCAAACAACTAGCCAAACTTATATTGATGATAGTACCTTAAGGCCATCTCAGTCACTCAGTCATCAAAGGGCTCTGATGTCATCTGCAAGTTACAAAGAGACCTGCATCCCTGAAATAGCTAGTGGCAGTGTAGAAGCCCCCAGTTCTTGTAGCCTATTGGAACAAAGCAAGGCCACAGAGAATTTGCCATCGTATAGTGAGCTCAACTCCTGCACAACAAAATCTGCAGTCGATGACTACTTTCAGTGCAACACATCCAGTGAGACTGTGCTTACTGCTCCATCaccactgggaaaaaataaagaggatcATGACACACTGACAGGGACAGATGGGCTCAAAAAAATTACTCCCGCAGAGAGACAGTCTCAACATATTGCTAGGGAGCCTGGGGTGCACAAAGAGGAGTCCCCAAAGGGCCCAAGCAGTGGCTTGGCAATTGCTGGCCAAACTCCAGAGGTGATTGCAAATGGGCGGCTGGTTCAACACCACAGTACTGAATCAAGCAGCCTtgataaaaggaaagaaatatttagcaAGGATACACTCTTCAAACCTCTGCACaacactctttctgtgaatagtTATCATAAGTCTAGCACATCCCTTCTAAAGCCCCATCAAAAGACCCCCTCTGACACATTGCCAGTCAGATGCGAGAAACTTGAACAAGCGATAGTAACCTCAGTCACACAAGTCATGCCTGTTTCACAGAGACAGCAAGAGACAACTGGGAACCAGGAGGCCTCCTTTGACTACTACAATGTGTCTGATGACGACGACTCAGAGGAAGGAACCAACAAAAAtgctgaggaggaaaagaacaggGATGATGTTGGCACAATGCAGTGGCTcttagagagagaaaaggagagggatCTGCAGCGGAAGTTTGAGAAGAATCTTACTCTTCTCACCccaaaggagacagaaaacagcaacaaccaGAGAGCCACCCACTCAGCCCGCCTGGACAGCAtggacagcagcagcattacTGTGGACAGCGGGTTCAACTCTCCACG TACTCGTGAGAGCCTGGCGTCCAACACTTCAAGTATTGTTGAAAGCAACAGGCGTCAGAACCCCGCTCTGAGCCCTGCACATGGTGGCGCAGGCCCAATGTTCAACTTCCGAGCCACTGCAGACCCACCAACAAGTGAAgctgagaaactgcagaaacCTGCTAACTGCCTGCAAGCTTCTGTCACTAGTGTCTGA